In Mariluticola halotolerans, one DNA window encodes the following:
- a CDS encoding S49 family peptidase, with product MANAFEKAGKSTARTGNWLNRLTGRDKPVIPVVRLQGTISSEQRPGRLNIASVEPLLKRAFAVKRAPAIAIIINSPGGSPVQSRLISKMIRDMADEHDKQVLVFVEDVAASGGYFIAVAGDVIIADPSSIVGSIGVIYAGFGFEEAIAKLGIKRRIHTAGRNKSSLDPFVPEKPEDVERLKGFELDIHQVFIDHVKARRAERLKGDDDDLFTGEWWTAMRGLDLGLIDELGDMHSVLRARFGKKLVLRPIAPKRGLLQLPRLPFASQLNAGTIASETIAALEDRALWSRFGL from the coding sequence ATGGCGAATGCGTTCGAAAAAGCAGGCAAAAGCACTGCGAGAACCGGAAACTGGTTAAATCGCCTGACAGGGCGTGACAAGCCGGTAATCCCGGTGGTTCGGCTGCAGGGCACCATTTCGTCAGAGCAGCGCCCCGGCCGGCTCAATATCGCCAGCGTGGAACCGTTGCTGAAACGGGCTTTTGCCGTCAAGCGCGCCCCTGCCATCGCCATTATCATCAACTCGCCGGGCGGCTCGCCCGTGCAGTCACGCCTGATCTCCAAAATGATCCGTGACATGGCCGATGAGCACGACAAGCAGGTATTGGTTTTTGTCGAGGATGTCGCGGCCTCGGGCGGTTATTTCATCGCTGTCGCCGGTGATGTGATCATTGCGGACCCCTCGTCAATCGTTGGGTCTATCGGCGTCATCTATGCCGGTTTCGGCTTTGAGGAAGCGATCGCCAAGCTTGGCATCAAACGGCGCATCCATACCGCCGGGCGCAACAAGTCCAGCCTCGATCCTTTTGTCCCCGAAAAGCCAGAAGATGTTGAGCGGCTGAAAGGCTTTGAACTGGATATCCACCAGGTGTTCATCGACCACGTCAAGGCACGCCGGGCAGAGCGTTTGAAGGGCGATGACGATGACTTGTTCACCGGCGAGTGGTGGACGGCAATGCGGGGTCTTGACCTCGGCCTGATCGACGAGCTGGGCGATATGCACTCGGTCTTGCGCGCGCGGTTCGGCAAAAAGCTCGTCCTGCGGCCAATAGCGCCCAAGCGCGGCCTGTTGCAGCTGCCGCGCCTGCCGTTTGCGAGCCAGCTCAACGCCGGAACAATCGCTTCCGAGACCATCGCCGCTTTGGAAGACCGGGCGCTCTGGTCCCGCTTCGGTTTATAG
- a CDS encoding HugZ family protein, with the protein MAKDSPKEVLQPVDDAVRAEVRRMIAEARHAALATLQPGSGHPLVSRVGLATLEDGAPLIFVSALAAHTGALLADARCSLLVGMPGKGDPLAHPRVSILCKAAIMENGPDMAVARARYLAAHPKAKLYIDLPDFRFFKLMPLEASFNGGFGRASRLTSADLLSD; encoded by the coding sequence ATGGCAAAAGATAGCCCCAAAGAGGTTCTGCAACCGGTCGACGATGCCGTGCGCGCTGAGGTGCGCCGCATGATTGCCGAGGCGCGGCACGCGGCATTGGCGACCCTGCAGCCAGGCAGCGGCCACCCTTTGGTCAGCCGGGTTGGTCTGGCAACACTTGAAGATGGCGCACCACTGATCTTTGTCTCGGCGCTTGCGGCCCATACTGGTGCGTTGCTGGCTGATGCACGCTGTTCGCTGCTGGTTGGCATGCCGGGCAAGGGCGATCCGCTGGCGCATCCGCGTGTCAGCATTTTATGCAAAGCCGCTATCATGGAAAACGGGCCGGATATGGCCGTTGCGCGTGCGCGCTACCTCGCCGCGCATCCAAAAGCAAAACTCTATATTGACCTGCCCGACTTCCGCTTCTTCAAGCTGATGCCGCTTGAGGCCAGCTTTAACGGCGGGTTCGGGCGTGCCTCCCGGCTTACCAGCGCAGATTTACTCAGCGATTGA
- the rnhA gene encoding ribonuclease HI, whose translation MADSVTIHTDGACSGNPGPGGWGAVLQYNGHIKELKGGEALTTNNRMELTAAIEALTSLKRACTVELHTDSKYVKDGLTGWIHGWKKNGWRTAAKKPVKNAELWQALDAAVQRHKINWHWVKGHAGDEMNERADQLANEGMAPFKKNGKAPDPLMPPV comes from the coding sequence ATGGCTGACAGTGTAACCATTCACACAGACGGTGCCTGCTCAGGCAATCCCGGTCCCGGCGGCTGGGGGGCGGTGCTGCAATATAACGGCCATATCAAGGAGTTGAAGGGCGGCGAAGCGCTGACCACCAACAACCGGATGGAGTTGACGGCGGCTATTGAAGCCCTAACCTCACTCAAACGGGCCTGCACTGTCGAGCTGCATACCGACAGTAAATATGTGAAGGACGGATTGACCGGCTGGATCCATGGCTGGAAGAAAAACGGCTGGCGCACGGCCGCCAAGAAGCCGGTGAAAAACGCGGAACTCTGGCAGGCGCTGGACGCCGCTGTGCAGCGCCACAAGATCAACTGGCACTGGGTCAAAGGTCATGCGGGTGACGAAATGAACGAGCGCGCCGACCAATTGGCCAATGAAGGCATGGCCCCGTTCAAGAAAAACGGCAAAGCCCCCGATCCGTTGATGCCGCCTGTCTGA
- a CDS encoding putative PEP-binding protein: MATAAQQMFAIAPAFGEASLTGEQRHLLVGKARWVSAVNEAGQPVVPTICLTRAAWNALQEERKTDDARLRTAWIATLFKLVGRDEPMPLLAVRTSAPHHSPGLMRARTGIVSPTRPEDSVDPARPLGRAINEAFASYASDEPVWTNVREQVRREQQIIIVQAMAEGSFLDFSSRDLQTGAIGPAPVAGARLPALPANVSEIALAIDRVAGAHMTCLVAVNNGKATLVSARPSAASAAADLEAAVDRVERGFWSPREAVMRVEAERLPQLLHPRLVADGDRQPLATGIGVSPGAASGMIVFTADDASRVKARGKHCILVAVETGPADIDGMKAATGILTARGGQNSHAAIIARVSGKACVAGVRAMQVDPVEMTCRIGDTELRAGQQITIDGTDGTIFAGALPLSQPHIGGAIGNLLNWSDGSRTIAVRTNVESVDSAKTALSFGAEGIGLARSEHMFFTPERMVALRRLILSENENDRAAALKGLVDYQSGDYAALFKIMQGKPVNVRLFDPPLHEFLPRSDEDIEETASSLGLQVRALRQRLERLAEVNPMLGHRGCRLAITYPEVLEMQVHALLAGARAAAGDTGEPVDLEIMVPFVTSSREVNWLRNEVAAITKRDKLAMSQPVDYRFGTMIELPRAALRAGDIAPMVDFFSFGTNDLTQTTYGISRDDAPAFLASYKRKGLYDEDPFTTIDQRGVGELIKIAIERGRTANPNLKIGICGEHAGDPASIRFFAGLGVDYISCSPYRVPVARLALAQAQQQN, encoded by the coding sequence ATGGCAACGGCCGCCCAGCAAATGTTTGCGATAGCACCAGCTTTCGGCGAAGCCAGCCTGACGGGTGAGCAACGGCACCTTCTGGTGGGCAAAGCCCGGTGGGTTTCTGCCGTCAATGAGGCGGGTCAGCCCGTGGTGCCAACGATATGTCTCACCCGGGCAGCGTGGAATGCCCTGCAGGAAGAGCGCAAAACCGACGATGCCCGATTGCGCACCGCCTGGATTGCAACACTTTTCAAGCTGGTGGGGCGTGATGAGCCGATGCCGCTATTGGCCGTGCGGACATCTGCCCCGCATCACAGCCCCGGCCTGATGCGCGCCCGTACGGGCATTGTCTCGCCCACCAGACCGGAAGATTCGGTGGATCCCGCGCGGCCTTTGGGGCGTGCGATCAATGAAGCTTTCGCCTCCTATGCCTCCGATGAGCCCGTTTGGACCAATGTGCGCGAGCAGGTGCGCCGCGAACAGCAGATTATTATTGTCCAGGCCATGGCCGAAGGCAGCTTTCTCGATTTCTCCAGCCGCGACCTGCAGACGGGTGCAATAGGCCCGGCGCCTGTCGCAGGCGCACGCCTGCCGGCGCTCCCCGCCAATGTGAGCGAGATTGCCTTGGCCATCGACCGGGTCGCTGGCGCGCATATGACCTGTCTGGTCGCGGTCAATAACGGCAAGGCCACCCTGGTTTCTGCCCGCCCCAGCGCCGCAAGTGCTGCCGCCGACCTTGAAGCTGCGGTGGATCGGGTCGAGCGCGGCTTCTGGTCCCCACGCGAGGCGGTGATGCGTGTCGAGGCTGAACGCTTGCCGCAACTACTGCACCCAAGGCTTGTCGCCGATGGTGACCGGCAACCACTGGCGACCGGCATTGGCGTGTCGCCGGGAGCGGCCAGCGGCATGATTGTCTTCACCGCTGACGATGCTTCCCGCGTCAAGGCGCGTGGCAAGCACTGCATTCTGGTGGCGGTTGAGACCGGCCCGGCTGATATTGATGGCATGAAGGCTGCGACCGGGATTCTCACCGCACGCGGTGGCCAGAACTCGCATGCCGCCATCATCGCCCGTGTATCGGGCAAGGCCTGCGTTGCCGGTGTGCGCGCCATGCAGGTCGATCCGGTGGAAATGACCTGCCGCATTGGCGATACGGAATTACGCGCCGGGCAACAGATCACCATTGATGGCACCGACGGCACCATATTTGCCGGGGCTTTGCCATTGTCTCAGCCGCATATCGGCGGTGCGATTGGCAACCTGCTCAACTGGTCCGACGGCAGCCGGACCATTGCCGTGCGCACCAATGTGGAAAGCGTTGATTCCGCCAAGACCGCGCTCAGTTTTGGCGCCGAGGGTATTGGTCTTGCACGTTCCGAGCATATGTTTTTTACCCCGGAACGCATGGTGGCCCTGCGCCGCCTGATCCTGTCAGAGAATGAAAACGACCGGGCGGCGGCCCTGAAAGGCCTCGTCGACTACCAAAGCGGTGATTATGCCGCCTTGTTCAAAATCATGCAGGGCAAGCCGGTCAATGTCCGTTTGTTCGATCCCCCCTTGCACGAGTTCCTGCCGCGCAGTGATGAGGATATCGAGGAAACCGCTTCCTCCCTCGGGTTGCAGGTCCGGGCTTTGCGGCAACGGCTGGAGCGCCTGGCCGAGGTCAATCCCATGCTGGGCCACAGGGGTTGCCGTTTGGCGATCACTTATCCTGAGGTTCTGGAAATGCAGGTACATGCCTTGCTGGCCGGCGCGCGCGCGGCTGCCGGAGATACGGGTGAACCTGTTGATCTTGAAATCATGGTGCCCTTTGTGACCTCATCGCGCGAAGTGAACTGGCTGCGCAATGAAGTGGCTGCCATTACCAAGCGCGACAAACTGGCCATGTCCCAACCTGTCGATTATCGCTTCGGCACCATGATCGAACTGCCCCGCGCAGCGTTGCGCGCCGGCGACATTGCGCCAATGGTCGATTTCTTCTCGTTCGGCACCAATGATCTGACACAGACCACCTATGGCATCTCCCGCGATGACGCACCCGCGTTTCTGGCCAGCTACAAGCGCAAGGGGCTTTACGACGAGGATCCGTTTACAACCATCGATCAGCGCGGTGTGGGTGAACTCATCAAGATCGCCATCGAACGTGGCCGTACGGCCAACCCCAATCTCAAGATTGGTATCTGCGGGGAGCATGCGGGCGACCCGGCGTCCATCCGCTTCTTTGCCGGGCTTGGTGTCGACTATATCAGTTGCTCACCCTACCGGGTTCCGGTGGCGCGTTTGGCCCTCGCGCAGGCCCAACAGCAAAACTAG
- the ispH gene encoding 4-hydroxy-3-methylbut-2-enyl diphosphate reductase has translation MDTLPQLEIILCAPRGFCAGVDRAIQIVELALEKYGAPVYVRHEIVHNKYVVDGLKAKGAVFVEELDEIPDTEAPVVFSAHGVPKSVPLDASARKMFFLDATCPLVSKVHVEAERHHAAGHEIVLIGHKGHPEVVGTMGQLPQGAISLVETVADAEAFEPRDPANLAFVTQTTLSVDDTAEIVGVLQRRFPQVTGPHKEDICYATTNRQEAVKQVAPEVDAMIVVGAPNSSNSMRLVEVAERSGCAKSALVQRASEIDWSLFSGIKRLGITAGASAPEALVDEIIDAFAAHYKISVSSRVTARENIAFNVPKALRVPAS, from the coding sequence ATGGACACATTGCCTCAGCTTGAGATCATCCTTTGCGCCCCGCGCGGCTTTTGCGCCGGGGTCGACCGCGCCATCCAGATTGTCGAGCTTGCGCTCGAGAAATATGGTGCGCCCGTTTATGTGCGTCATGAAATCGTGCACAACAAATATGTGGTGGACGGGTTGAAGGCCAAGGGTGCGGTTTTTGTCGAGGAACTCGACGAAATACCCGATACCGAGGCCCCTGTTGTATTTTCGGCCCACGGTGTTCCCAAAAGCGTGCCGCTTGATGCCAGCGCCCGCAAAATGTTCTTTCTCGATGCTACCTGCCCGCTCGTCTCCAAAGTCCATGTGGAGGCGGAGCGGCATCACGCAGCGGGGCATGAAATCGTTCTGATCGGACACAAGGGGCATCCCGAAGTGGTGGGCACGATGGGGCAATTGCCTCAAGGGGCTATCAGCCTTGTTGAAACCGTCGCCGATGCCGAAGCTTTTGAACCGCGCGACCCCGCCAATCTGGCCTTTGTCACCCAGACCACTTTGTCGGTAGATGACACGGCGGAAATCGTCGGCGTGTTGCAGCGGCGTTTCCCCCAGGTGACCGGACCGCACAAGGAAGACATCTGCTATGCAACCACCAACCGGCAAGAGGCCGTGAAGCAGGTGGCGCCCGAGGTTGATGCGATGATTGTGGTTGGGGCACCCAATTCTTCCAACTCAATGCGACTGGTGGAAGTGGCCGAGCGTTCCGGCTGCGCCAAATCGGCGCTGGTTCAGCGTGCCTCGGAGATCGACTGGTCCCTGTTCTCGGGCATCAAGCGCCTGGGCATTACCGCCGGAGCGTCGGCACCTGAAGCGCTGGTCGATGAAATTATCGACGCCTTTGCGGCACACTATAAAATCTCTGTGTCGAGCCGGGTGACCGCGCGCGAGAACATCGCCTTCAACGTGCCAAAGGCATTGCGGGTCCCGGCAAGCTGA
- a CDS encoding DUF2207 domain-containing protein: protein MSVSTRQLTRVFAAAVLTVILAIGLALPAVAAETIRLFDSDVTLHTDGSVDVVETIAVNAEGYEIRRGIFRDIPTVLRLDDGRQIRSSLEVVEVRRNGASEPYEMESIERGVRIRIGDADVYLRNGVHTYTLHYTMTRVGRAYDDADEIFWNATGNYWDFPIERATAKITLPEGAVIARTAGYTGAFGSTDRAVATIKTADNIVEFQATRRLAEREGLSVAVGFQKGILDEPDISTKALYFISDNREIIVPLAVFLVLFGYYMRAWLRVGRDPAKGTIIPLFYPPEGFSPGLTHYVANMGWSGWQAFTAALVSLAVKGLINIETMGKKTTFISTGIAHKEALPSAGETVILNFIVHRGSVTVDKTTGPQLASLRGDFTSAVELENRESYFRNNVGETALGIVMSLAGLGIMLLTGAIAFEWLLLTLLVSVFIGGLLAMLVNLGSAGSWPNTLIRVALAAIAGYLFVIALQNGDFIEVLLASIHDLLPGFVVSVIVVMSIIFASIMRAPTVQGRKVMDQIEGFRMYLETAEKERLNMVGEPELTPARFEAILPYAIALGVEKPWADHFEKELQRHADAGRKSDYQPHWYHGRNFSSASIGRDLAGISSGMSAAMIAAQPVSSSSSGSSGGGSSGGGSGGGGGGGW, encoded by the coding sequence ATGTCAGTTTCAACTAGGCAACTGACGCGGGTTTTTGCCGCCGCTGTTCTCACTGTCATTCTCGCAATCGGTTTGGCGCTGCCAGCCGTGGCGGCGGAAACCATCCGGCTGTTCGATTCTGATGTGACCTTGCACACAGATGGATCGGTCGATGTCGTCGAAACTATCGCGGTGAATGCGGAGGGTTATGAAATCCGCCGGGGCATTTTCCGCGATATCCCGACCGTGCTGCGGCTGGATGACGGCAGGCAAATTCGCTCAAGCCTTGAGGTGGTCGAGGTGCGCCGCAATGGCGCGTCCGAGCCTTACGAGATGGAATCAATAGAGCGCGGTGTCCGGATCCGTATCGGCGATGCCGATGTGTATTTGCGCAATGGCGTTCATACCTACACCCTGCATTACACCATGACCCGTGTCGGGCGCGCATATGATGACGCGGACGAGATCTTCTGGAATGCAACGGGCAATTACTGGGACTTCCCCATCGAGCGCGCCACAGCCAAAATCACCTTGCCCGAAGGCGCTGTCATCGCACGAACAGCGGGCTATACCGGCGCATTCGGCAGCACTGATCGTGCGGTTGCAACCATCAAGACCGCCGACAACATCGTCGAATTTCAGGCCACCCGCCGACTCGCGGAGCGCGAAGGGCTGAGCGTCGCCGTCGGGTTTCAAAAGGGCATTCTGGATGAACCGGACATCAGCACAAAGGCGCTCTACTTCATTTCCGATAATCGCGAGATTATCGTGCCGCTCGCCGTCTTCCTGGTTCTGTTCGGCTATTACATGCGCGCATGGCTGCGCGTCGGCCGCGATCCGGCCAAAGGCACAATCATTCCACTTTTCTACCCGCCCGAAGGGTTTTCGCCGGGCCTGACCCATTATGTCGCCAACATGGGCTGGAGCGGTTGGCAGGCTTTTACAGCCGCGCTCGTCAGCCTCGCCGTCAAGGGCCTGATCAACATCGAAACAATGGGTAAGAAAACCACTTTTATAAGTACTGGTATTGCCCATAAAGAGGCCCTTCCATCAGCTGGCGAAACCGTCATTTTAAACTTTATTGTCCACCGCGGCAGCGTCACCGTAGACAAGACCACCGGGCCGCAACTGGCCAGCTTGCGCGGCGACTTTACCAGCGCCGTTGAGCTGGAAAATCGCGAATCCTACTTCCGCAACAATGTTGGCGAGACCGCGCTTGGCATCGTTATGTCATTGGCAGGGTTGGGAATTATGCTCCTCACCGGCGCCATCGCCTTCGAATGGCTGCTGCTCACGCTGCTCGTTTCCGTCTTCATCGGCGGGCTTCTGGCCATGCTGGTGAATTTGGGCAGTGCCGGCAGCTGGCCCAACACCCTCATCAGGGTCGCCCTCGCTGCAATTGCAGGTTATCTATTTGTAATCGCTCTGCAAAACGGCGATTTCATCGAGGTCCTTCTCGCCAGCATCCACGACCTGCTCCCCGGTTTCGTAGTAAGCGTAATCGTGGTGATGAGTATTATTTTCGCCAGCATCATGCGCGCCCCAACCGTCCAGGGCCGCAAGGTTATGGACCAGATAGAAGGTTTCCGGATGTATCTGGAAACCGCCGAAAAAGAGCGCCTGAACATGGTGGGTGAGCCGGAACTCACCCCGGCGCGCTTCGAGGCCATTCTGCCCTATGCCATTGCACTGGGTGTAGAAAAACCCTGGGCCGATCATTTCGAGAAAGAGCTGCAACGCCACGCAGATGCCGGTCGGAAATCCGATTATCAGCCGCATTGGTATCATGGCCGCAACTTCTCCAGCGCCAGTATCGGCCGCGATCTGGCAGGCATCAGCAGTGGCATGAGCGCCGCCATGATTGCCGCGCAACCGGTATCATCCTCGTCCTCAGGGTCTAGTGGCGGCGGCAGCTCGGGCGGCGGCAGCGGCGGCGGTGGCGGCGGTGGCTGGTAG
- a CDS encoding tRNA1(Val) (adenine(37)-N6)-methyltransferase gives MLGASVAAQSRTLLDLGSGVGTAALSALAHNPALEARLAEQNPDMLALANDNIAANDMAGRAATLALDVTAAGNARTAAGLRSDYFSTVIANPPFFDAAGGTKAPEQGRAAARHMHDADLDKWVRTAAAAAAPRGEVIFIYRADGLAELLAAFNARFGSLTLLPIVPRPGAAASRILLRGIKGSRGPLTLKSPLVLHGAEGHGFLPDVDAIFRGNDVLHW, from the coding sequence TTGCTGGGTGCAAGTGTCGCAGCCCAAAGCCGGACCCTGCTCGATTTGGGCAGCGGCGTCGGCACCGCCGCTTTGAGCGCTTTGGCCCATAATCCGGCGCTTGAGGCCCGGCTGGCCGAGCAAAACCCGGATATGCTGGCGCTCGCTAATGACAATATCGCCGCCAACGACATGGCAGGCCGCGCCGCAACTCTGGCGCTCGATGTCACCGCCGCAGGGAATGCGCGCACAGCCGCCGGGCTGCGATCAGATTATTTCTCGACAGTTATCGCCAACCCGCCCTTCTTTGACGCGGCCGGGGGCACAAAGGCCCCGGAACAGGGCCGGGCTGCCGCCCGGCACATGCACGATGCCGATCTTGATAAATGGGTGCGCACCGCCGCCGCTGCCGCCGCCCCGCGCGGCGAAGTGATTTTCATTTACCGGGCAGACGGGCTGGCTGAATTGCTGGCCGCCTTTAATGCCCGTTTCGGCAGTCTCACCCTGTTGCCCATCGTGCCACGCCCCGGCGCGGCGGCTAGCCGTATTCTCCTGCGCGGGATCAAGGGGTCTCGCGGTCCGCTGACATTGAAGTCACCGCTCGTGCTTCACGGAGCTGAAGGTCACGGATTTTTGCCCGATGTCGACGCTATTTTCCGTGGCAATGACGTCCTGCACTGGTAA
- a CDS encoding MATE family efflux transporter translates to MSSDTATPNRFTHGPLGAIFAKTALPIIFMMSLNGLLTVVDAVFLGSFVGPAALTAVTLTFPVYILITALATLVGSGMSSLLARRLGAGAVSGAHAVFAGAHGLALTISLGLILLFAFGGWQVTLLAANGVVSIAEMGHVYLAIIVFASPVMFMLTLHADALRNEGLIGVMAVMSILVSTANIAFNYILIVWAGLGVAGSAYGTVLAQTLALTIIVGLRLKGKTVLRLSGLGHHAPTAYWRRIFALGAPQSISFIGLALVSGTILTMLQLIGNPGYDDTVAAYGIVTRIMTFTFLPLLGLSMAMQSIIGNNYGAGLWQRSNTSLRLALLLAFLYCAIVQAVLILFPQAIASLFVKDGAVIGEVGRIMPVMVAVYCVAGPMMMIAGYFQAIGDAGRAAILSLAKYYVFMIPLMVVMPRFVGEAGIWWAGPGSELLLLALTFMVLGHAAHRRQLRWGLFAKTA, encoded by the coding sequence ATGTCGTCAGATACCGCCACCCCCAATCGTTTTACGCATGGCCCCTTGGGTGCCATTTTCGCAAAAACCGCTCTGCCCATCATTTTCATGATGAGTTTGAACGGGCTTTTGACCGTTGTTGATGCCGTGTTTCTGGGCAGTTTTGTCGGGCCCGCGGCGCTAACCGCAGTCACGCTTACCTTTCCTGTTTACATACTGATTACAGCCCTCGCCACGCTTGTGGGCTCCGGCATGTCGAGCCTTCTCGCCCGGCGCCTCGGCGCTGGGGCGGTCAGTGGTGCGCATGCGGTGTTCGCCGGTGCGCATGGCCTCGCACTGACCATCAGTCTCGGGTTGATCTTGCTGTTCGCGTTTGGAGGGTGGCAGGTGACTTTGCTGGCCGCGAATGGTGTCGTGTCGATTGCCGAAATGGGGCATGTCTATTTGGCAATTATTGTCTTTGCCTCGCCGGTCATGTTCATGCTGACACTGCACGCCGATGCCTTGCGCAATGAAGGCCTGATAGGGGTGATGGCTGTCATGAGCATTCTGGTTTCAACGGCCAATATCGCCTTCAACTACATATTGATCGTCTGGGCCGGACTCGGTGTCGCCGGCTCAGCCTATGGTACTGTTCTGGCGCAGACTTTGGCGCTCACAATTATTGTCGGGTTGCGCCTGAAGGGTAAAACGGTGCTTCGCCTGTCGGGGCTGGGGCATCATGCCCCCACGGCTTACTGGCGACGCATATTCGCCCTGGGCGCGCCGCAAAGCATCAGCTTTATCGGTCTGGCTCTGGTCTCGGGCACCATCCTGACAATGCTTCAGCTGATCGGTAACCCCGGTTACGATGATACGGTTGCCGCCTATGGCATTGTCACACGGATCATGACCTTTACGTTTTTGCCCTTGCTGGGACTTTCCATGGCCATGCAATCGATCATTGGCAATAATTACGGTGCCGGGCTTTGGCAGCGGTCAAACACCAGCCTGCGCCTGGCACTGCTGCTGGCGTTTCTCTATTGCGCAATAGTGCAGGCTGTACTGATCCTGTTCCCGCAGGCGATTGCCAGTCTGTTCGTCAAAGACGGTGCGGTGATCGGTGAGGTTGGCCGGATCATGCCTGTCATGGTTGCAGTATACTGCGTCGCCGGACCGATGATGATGATTGCTGGATATTTCCAGGCCATTGGCGATGCGGGGCGGGCAGCGATCCTCAGTCTCGCCAAATACTATGTCTTCATGATCCCGTTAATGGTCGTCATGCCCCGGTTCGTAGGTGAGGCCGGCATTTGGTGGGCCGGGCCCGGGTCGGAACTGTTGTTATTGGCATTGACGTTTATGGTCCTCGGTCACGCGGCTCACAGGCGGCAATTGCGCTGGGGCCTGTTCGCGAAAACGGCCTGA
- a CDS encoding LemA family protein, whose product MDAGLIFLIIIIAIIGYAIVIYNNLVKHRQLAEEGWSGIDVQLKRRADLIPNMLETVKGYMSHERETLEAVTNARAAVQGAANAGPEERGRLEGILSGALGKLIAVAEDYPDLKANTTFLEFQGALQTVEDEIQMSRRYYNGAVRNLNVAVESVPSNIVANTFGFTKKEYFELENEADRAVPDVSFN is encoded by the coding sequence ATGGACGCCGGTTTGATCTTTCTCATCATCATTATAGCCATCATTGGCTACGCGATTGTCATCTACAATAACCTGGTCAAGCACCGGCAGCTGGCCGAAGAGGGATGGTCAGGCATCGATGTTCAGCTCAAGCGCCGCGCTGACCTGATTCCCAACATGCTGGAGACGGTCAAAGGCTATATGAGCCATGAGCGCGAGACGCTTGAGGCGGTAACCAACGCCCGCGCCGCGGTGCAGGGGGCAGCCAATGCCGGTCCAGAGGAGCGCGGACGCCTTGAGGGCATATTGTCCGGCGCGCTCGGCAAGTTGATTGCTGTGGCCGAGGATTACCCCGATCTGAAAGCAAATACGACATTTCTGGAATTCCAGGGCGCGTTGCAGACCGTCGAAGACGAAATCCAGATGTCGCGTCGTTATTACAATGGCGCGGTCCGCAATCTCAACGTAGCCGTCGAAAGTGTTCCCTCCAATATTGTCGCCAATACATTTGGCTTCACCAAGAAGGAATATTTCGAGCTCGAGAACGAAGCTGACCGTGCGGTACCCGATGTCAGTTTCAACTAG
- a CDS encoding acyltransferase family protein codes for MILVIAKQPPTDRVASPPGKRFAVLDASRGLLALLVALGHLAYWTGNNDSLPLSFILAVDVFFILSGFVIANSIFRGNRISEWIGQFAVRRVFRIFPGYLVVALISAMLGLALRGFQWAPVPLAVLANVALLLQNTGIMPGLPQGWGGQTAIGIAWTLSVEIWLGLVFFSAVALVRFRLRWLLTLLICSISLPGLIIVSFSPSFMNVHYATFGFVTFGVLRGFIGFSTGVLCYLAYQRIRSLRFATLLEVGLIVLIIWTYVFSGWASWTQYLAPVYGAGLIFIYAYEAGIVSRLLRLPMFQLMGAWSFGIYICHPIFIDLYKRLEVVYAPVQIAIYVITVVLFAAALHAVVERPMIRLGARITRKGRGGDIDNVPAQNTWAKLP; via the coding sequence TTGATTTTGGTCATCGCAAAACAGCCACCGACCGACCGGGTTGCATCCCCTCCGGGGAAAAGGTTTGCCGTACTCGACGCGTCGCGCGGCTTGCTTGCGCTTCTTGTTGCTCTTGGGCATCTCGCCTACTGGACGGGTAACAACGACAGCCTGCCCCTCTCTTTCATCTTGGCTGTTGATGTATTCTTTATTCTGTCAGGGTTCGTGATCGCCAACTCGATATTTCGCGGCAATCGCATTTCTGAATGGATCGGCCAGTTTGCTGTGCGGCGCGTTTTTCGCATATTCCCTGGATATCTTGTCGTTGCCCTGATTTCCGCAATGCTGGGATTGGCTCTGCGCGGCTTTCAATGGGCGCCTGTCCCACTGGCGGTGTTAGCCAATGTGGCCTTGCTGTTACAAAATACGGGAATTATGCCCGGCCTGCCGCAAGGCTGGGGCGGGCAAACGGCCATCGGTATCGCCTGGACCTTGTCGGTGGAGATCTGGCTTGGCTTGGTGTTTTTCAGTGCCGTCGCTCTGGTCAGGTTTCGTCTTCGCTGGCTCCTCACGCTGCTCATTTGCAGCATCTCACTGCCCGGTTTGATAATCGTCAGCTTTTCACCGTCATTCATGAATGTGCATTATGCCACATTCGGGTTTGTCACCTTCGGCGTGCTGCGTGGGTTTATTGGCTTCTCAACTGGCGTGCTGTGCTATCTGGCCTATCAGCGCATCAGGTCACTCAGGTTCGCAACCCTGTTGGAGGTTGGGCTGATTGTGCTGATCATCTGGACCTATGTATTCTCTGGTTGGGCGAGCTGGACACAATATCTTGCACCCGTCTACGGCGCGGGCCTGATCTTTATCTACGCATACGAGGCAGGCATAGTCTCGCGTCTGTTGCGCCTGCCCATGTTTCAATTGATGGGTGCATGGTCATTTGGCATCTATATTTGCCATCCCATTTTCATTGACCTCTACAAGCGGCTAGAGGTCGTCTATGCACCAGTACAAATCGCGATTTATGTGATTACCGTCGTGCTCTTCGCCGCGGCCCTCCATGCGGTGGTGGAACGCCCCATGATACGTCTCGGTGCGCGAATAACGCGCAAGGGTAGAGGAGGCGACATAGACAATGTGCCTGCACAAAACACCTGGGCGAAATTGCCGTAG